A region from the Variovorax sp. V93 genome encodes:
- the fliD gene encoding flagellar filament capping protein FliD: protein MASISSLGVGANLELGTLLTQLQTAESQPLVALQQRQVSYTSKLSAYGTLQSSLGTLQAAAKKLSDPALFQGVKAASSATDVLTAAAASTAAAGTYAIEVTQLAQSQSLVAAGQANTTTAIGSGTITIDFGTVTGGALDAATGTYNGSGFTKDATRTAVPITIDGSNNTLAGIRDAINAAKAGVSASIVNDGSGTPNRLVLTSLQTGEASSMRVSVAGDAALQNLLNNDPAGTQNLRQTVAGQNAKLTVNGIAVTSANNTVKEAIQGTTLTLLKTGSSSLSTQADTAAVETAINDFVKAYNSLQATANTLTAYNKDSKTGAALVGDSTLRNLQTRIRQALTTPQAGGPDDMKVLSEIGVAFQKDGTLAVDSTKLKSALASNLAGVSGLFASATGSTAGYGKQLSALVDDLTSTGGALKVASDGMTASLKQLDEQYADMKTRVDAKVERYRTQFTQLDLLMSQMNRTSSYLTQQFASMQNSGK, encoded by the coding sequence ATGGCATCGATCAGCAGCCTGGGCGTTGGCGCCAACCTCGAACTGGGCACCCTGCTCACCCAGCTCCAGACGGCGGAAAGCCAGCCGCTGGTGGCGCTTCAGCAGCGCCAGGTGAGCTACACGAGCAAGCTCTCGGCCTACGGCACGCTGCAAAGCTCGCTCGGCACGCTGCAGGCCGCGGCCAAGAAGCTGTCCGACCCCGCGTTGTTCCAGGGCGTGAAGGCTGCCTCCAGCGCCACCGACGTGCTGACCGCGGCGGCCGCAAGCACGGCCGCGGCCGGCACCTACGCCATCGAGGTGACGCAGCTCGCGCAGTCGCAGTCGCTGGTTGCGGCGGGCCAGGCGAACACCACCACGGCCATCGGCAGCGGAACCATCACCATCGATTTCGGCACCGTCACCGGCGGCGCGCTCGACGCGGCCACCGGCACCTACAACGGCTCGGGCTTCACCAAGGACGCCACCCGCACGGCCGTGCCGATCACCATCGACGGCAGCAACAACACGCTCGCAGGCATCCGCGACGCCATCAACGCCGCCAAGGCCGGTGTCTCGGCCAGCATCGTGAACGACGGCAGCGGCACGCCCAACCGGCTGGTGCTGACCTCCTTGCAGACCGGCGAGGCCTCGAGCATGCGCGTCTCGGTGGCCGGCGATGCGGCGCTGCAGAACCTGCTGAACAATGACCCCGCGGGCACGCAGAACCTGCGCCAGACAGTGGCAGGGCAGAACGCCAAGCTCACCGTCAACGGCATCGCCGTGACCAGCGCGAACAACACCGTCAAGGAAGCCATCCAGGGCACCACGCTGACGCTGCTCAAGACCGGCAGCAGCAGCCTCTCGACCCAGGCCGACACGGCCGCGGTGGAGACGGCCATCAACGATTTCGTCAAGGCCTACAACAGCCTGCAGGCCACGGCCAACACGCTGACCGCCTACAACAAGGACTCCAAGACCGGCGCCGCGCTGGTCGGCGATTCGACGCTGCGCAACCTGCAGACGCGCATCCGGCAGGCGCTCACCACGCCGCAGGCCGGCGGCCCCGACGACATGAAAGTGCTGTCGGAAATCGGCGTCGCCTTCCAGAAGGACGGCACGTTGGCGGTCGATTCGACCAAGCTCAAGTCGGCGCTCGCCAGCAACCTGGCCGGCGTTTCCGGGCTGTTTGCGAGCGCCACCGGCAGCACCGCCGGCTACGGCAAGCAGCTGAGCGCGCTGGTGGACGACCTCACCTCGACCGGCGGCGCGCTCAAGGTCGCCTCCGATGGCATGACCGCATCGCTCAAGCAGCTCGACGAACAGTACGCCGACATGAAGACGCGGGTCGATGCCAAGGTGGAGCGCTATCGCACGCAATTCACCCAGCTCGACCTGCTCATGAGCCAGATGAACCGGACCAGCAGCTATCTCACGCAGCAGTTCGCGAGCATGCAAAACAGCGGCAAGTAG
- a CDS encoding flagellar protein FlaG, whose translation MSIPVSPAADGPWWMQALSGRTAGKAAEEAVAAPSDAVDEATPVQVAQAVKEANASLQSRSVGLQFEMDEDTDKLIVRVVDRESGEVIRQIPSEEVVRIAKVLGKAPGLLVSREA comes from the coding sequence ATGTCGATCCCCGTAAGCCCCGCGGCAGACGGCCCGTGGTGGATGCAGGCGCTCTCCGGGCGCACCGCCGGCAAGGCTGCCGAGGAGGCCGTGGCCGCGCCATCGGACGCCGTGGACGAAGCCACGCCCGTGCAGGTCGCGCAGGCGGTGAAGGAGGCCAATGCTTCGCTGCAGAGCCGCTCGGTCGGGCTGCAGTTCGAGATGGACGAGGACACCGACAAGCTCATCGTCAGGGTGGTCGACCGGGAAAGCGGCGAGGTCATCCGCCAGATCCCTTCCGAGGAAGTGGTGCGCATCGCCAAGGTGCTGGGCAAGGCGCCCGGCCTGCTGGTGAGCCGGGAAGCCTGA
- a CDS encoding FliC/FljB family flagellin produces MAQVINTNSLSLLTQNNLNASQSSLNTAIQRLSSGLRINSAKDDAAGQAIANRFTANIRGLTQASRNANDGISLAQTTEGALKEVNNNLQRVRELSVQAANGSNSASDLQSIQDEIKLRLGEIDRVSKQTDFNGVKVLSSSAKPLTVQVGANDGETIDIDLKEISSKTLGMQGFNVAGPAATAAFAFDGVTGSAAGDAPTAAQLKSLYGSTTAVTTTTVAEKTTDDLSTKLGLAAGGATLTGNTVADKNGNLFAEVSITPTGAGETSSLINQGFTGAVDGTAMFRYIALDPASADTATTAGTAAFTVDTSKVSVASLQTGSTASPLEAIDAALKQVDDLRSSLGAVQNRFDSVISNLGTAITNLSSSRSRIEDADYATEVSNMTRAQILQQAGTSVLAQANQTTQGVLSLLR; encoded by the coding sequence ATGGCGCAAGTCATCAACACCAACAGCCTTTCCCTGCTCACGCAGAACAACCTCAACGCGTCGCAATCGTCGTTGAACACGGCGATCCAGCGCCTGTCTTCCGGCCTGCGCATCAACAGCGCCAAGGATGACGCCGCCGGCCAGGCCATCGCCAACCGCTTCACGGCCAACATCCGCGGCCTGACGCAAGCCTCGCGCAACGCCAACGACGGCATCTCGCTGGCGCAGACGACGGAAGGCGCGCTCAAGGAAGTGAACAACAACCTGCAGCGCGTTCGCGAACTGTCGGTGCAGGCCGCCAACGGCAGCAATTCGGCCAGCGACCTGCAATCCATCCAGGACGAAATCAAGCTGCGCCTCGGTGAAATCGACCGCGTGTCGAAGCAGACCGACTTCAACGGCGTGAAGGTCCTCTCGTCGTCGGCCAAGCCGCTGACGGTTCAAGTGGGTGCCAACGACGGCGAAACCATCGACATCGACCTGAAGGAAATCAGCTCGAAGACGCTCGGCATGCAAGGCTTCAACGTTGCCGGCCCCGCCGCCACGGCCGCCTTCGCCTTCGACGGCGTGACCGGTTCGGCCGCAGGCGATGCGCCCACGGCTGCCCAGCTGAAGTCGCTCTACGGTTCCACCACGGCCGTCACCACGACGACCGTCGCCGAGAAGACCACCGACGACCTGTCGACCAAGCTCGGCCTGGCCGCCGGCGGCGCCACGCTCACCGGCAACACCGTTGCCGACAAGAACGGCAACCTGTTCGCCGAAGTCTCGATCACGCCCACCGGCGCAGGCGAAACCTCGTCGTTGATCAACCAGGGCTTCACCGGCGCGGTCGACGGCACCGCCATGTTCCGCTACATCGCGCTCGACCCGGCTTCCGCCGACACGGCCACGACCGCCGGCACGGCCGCTTTCACCGTCGATACCTCGAAGGTGTCCGTGGCCAGCCTGCAGACCGGCTCGACGGCCAGCCCGCTGGAAGCGATCGACGCGGCACTGAAGCAAGTCGACGACCTGCGCAGCTCGCTGGGTGCGGTGCAAAACCGTTTCGACTCGGTGATCTCCAACCTTGGCACCGCCATCACCAACCTGTCGTCCTCGCGCTCGCGCATCGAAGACGCCGACTACGCAACCGAAGTGTCGAACATGACCCGTGCGCAGATCCTGCAGCAAGCCGGTACCTCGGTGCTGGCCCAGGCGAACCAGACCACGCAAGGCGTGCTGTCGCTCCTGCGTTGA
- the fliE gene encoding flagellar hook-basal body complex protein FliE: protein MSITAIESVLQQMRATALQSGIAQPAAEAAQPGGFAAELRRSLDSISTAQTKAYGQAEDFEMGKPGVALNDVMVDLQKANVAFQTGLQVRNRLVAAYQEVMNLPA from the coding sequence ATGTCGATCACCGCCATCGAATCCGTCCTGCAGCAGATGCGCGCCACCGCGCTCCAGAGCGGCATCGCGCAACCCGCCGCCGAGGCGGCCCAGCCGGGGGGATTCGCGGCCGAGCTGCGGCGCTCGCTCGACAGCATCAGCACCGCACAGACCAAGGCCTACGGCCAGGCCGAGGACTTCGAAATGGGCAAGCCCGGCGTGGCGCTGAACGACGTGATGGTCGACCTGCAGAAGGCCAACGTGGCTTTCCAGACCGGGCTGCAGGTGCGCAACCGGCTGGTGGCGGCCTACCAGGAAGTGATGAACCTGCCCGCCTGA
- the fliF gene encoding flagellar basal-body MS-ring/collar protein FliF: MSSAAPAGASPAPSPASGLAERLRAQPKLPLIVGAAAITAAAAAFLLWSRAPDYGVLYTNVTERDGGAIIASLQQMNVPYKFAEGGGAIMVARDKVPELRLKLAAQGLPKGGGVGFELMDNQKFGTSNFAEQVNYQRGLEGELARSVESIGSVESARIHLALPKPSLFVRDQKKPSASVILTLHRGRSIDEGQVSAIVHMVSSSVPDLNPKSVTVVDQHGNLLSAANAGARGLDVSQLKYAQEIEQGYIRRIEAILQPIVGASNVRAQVAADIDFSVVERTEESYKPNQDPRTAAVRSQQSSESMQQGATPPGGVPGALSNQPPQAPSAPITAPPNAAAPAPGTAATTTAAGTAPGSSRKDVTTNYELDRSIRHVQQGAGGVKRLSVAVVVNHREAADSAGKPSQRALTPAELEQIRNLVKEAMGFSQERGDSLNVVNSAFAREGGDEQAGPALPFWRDPANLGLAMTIAQYLLVAGLALFAWFAVLRPLLRRHLAPPAAAVPETAPAAPGAADDEAASQNNARLREIERQKADLDYAHQTADQDPRLVATLIKHWMNS, encoded by the coding sequence ATGAGTTCGGCGGCCCCCGCGGGCGCCAGCCCGGCGCCCTCGCCCGCCTCCGGCCTTGCGGAGCGCCTGCGCGCCCAGCCGAAGCTGCCGCTGATCGTCGGCGCGGCCGCCATCACCGCGGCCGCCGCGGCGTTCCTGCTGTGGAGCCGCGCGCCCGACTACGGCGTGCTTTACACCAACGTGACGGAACGCGACGGCGGCGCCATCATCGCGTCGCTGCAGCAGATGAACGTGCCCTACAAGTTCGCCGAAGGCGGCGGCGCGATCATGGTGGCGCGCGACAAGGTGCCCGAGCTGCGCCTGAAGCTCGCCGCCCAGGGCCTGCCCAAGGGCGGCGGGGTCGGCTTCGAGCTGATGGACAACCAGAAGTTCGGCACCAGCAACTTCGCTGAACAGGTGAACTACCAGCGCGGGCTCGAAGGCGAGCTGGCGCGCTCGGTCGAATCGATCGGCTCGGTCGAGTCGGCGCGCATCCACCTGGCGCTGCCCAAGCCTTCGCTCTTCGTGCGCGACCAGAAGAAGCCCTCGGCCTCGGTGATCCTGACGCTGCACCGCGGCCGCAGCATCGACGAGGGCCAGGTCAGCGCGATCGTGCACATGGTCTCCAGCAGCGTGCCCGACCTGAACCCCAAGAGCGTGACCGTGGTCGACCAGCACGGCAACCTGCTGTCGGCCGCCAACGCCGGCGCGCGCGGACTGGACGTGAGCCAGCTGAAATACGCGCAGGAAATCGAGCAGGGCTACATCCGCCGCATCGAGGCGATCCTGCAGCCCATCGTGGGCGCGAGCAACGTGCGCGCGCAGGTGGCGGCCGACATCGACTTTTCCGTGGTCGAGCGCACCGAGGAAAGCTACAAGCCGAACCAGGACCCGCGCACCGCGGCTGTCCGCAGCCAGCAGTCGAGCGAGTCGATGCAGCAGGGCGCCACGCCGCCGGGCGGCGTGCCGGGCGCGCTGTCGAACCAGCCGCCGCAGGCGCCGAGCGCGCCCATCACCGCGCCGCCGAACGCCGCGGCACCGGCGCCGGGAACTGCCGCAACCACTACGGCGGCCGGCACGGCACCGGGCAGCTCGCGCAAGGACGTGACGACCAACTACGAGCTCGACCGTTCGATCCGCCATGTGCAGCAAGGCGCGGGCGGGGTGAAGCGGCTGTCGGTGGCCGTGGTGGTGAACCACCGCGAAGCCGCGGACAGCGCCGGCAAGCCGAGCCAGCGCGCGCTCACGCCGGCCGAGCTCGAGCAGATCCGGAACCTCGTCAAGGAAGCGATGGGCTTCAGCCAGGAGCGCGGCGACTCGCTCAACGTGGTCAACAGCGCCTTCGCCCGCGAAGGCGGCGACGAGCAGGCCGGCCCCGCGCTGCCGTTCTGGCGCGACCCCGCCAACCTCGGGCTCGCCATGACCATCGCGCAGTACCTGCTGGTGGCCGGCCTCGCGCTGTTCGCCTGGTTCGCGGTGCTGCGGCCGCTGCTGCGCAGGCACCTCGCGCCGCCCGCCGCCGCGGTGCCCGAAACGGCGCCGGCCGCCCCTGGCGCAGCCGACGACGAGGCGGCCTCGCAGAACAACGCGCGGCTGCGCGAGATCGAGCGCCAGAAGGCCGACCTCGACTACGCGCACCAGACCGCCGACCAGGATCCGCGCCTGGTCGCCACGCTGATCAAGCATTGGATGAATTCATGA
- the fliG gene encoding flagellar motor switch protein FliG, whose product MSDAGTRKSAILLMSLGEDRAAATLHHLPATEVQALGVAMAKLSQVSKDELAAVLAEFRMETEQLSALHLGSGSYIRAVLRKALGDDRASNLLEDILQPDEPHGGIERLNDLEASEVVELVRDEHPQILATLLVHLDRKKASEVLERLPERLRHDVILRVATFGGVQPAALAELTDVLTEMLSGEGLKRSRLGGARTAAEIVNLMNSAQEEEAIAHVRAHDEALAQRIVEEMFVFENLLDLEDRYIQRLLKDIESDSLIVALKGSAPELREKFLKNMSQRAAETLREDIELRGPVRVSQVETEQKAILQVVRRLADAGEIVVAAPGTDDFV is encoded by the coding sequence ATGAGCGACGCAGGCACCCGGAAAAGCGCAATCTTGCTGATGTCGTTGGGCGAAGACCGCGCCGCCGCCACGCTGCACCACCTGCCCGCCACCGAGGTGCAGGCGCTGGGCGTCGCAATGGCCAAGCTGAGCCAGGTCTCCAAGGACGAACTCGCGGCCGTGCTGGCCGAGTTCCGCATGGAGACCGAGCAGCTGTCCGCGCTGCACCTGGGCTCGGGCAGCTACATCCGCGCCGTGCTGCGCAAGGCGCTGGGCGACGACCGCGCCAGCAACCTGCTCGAAGACATCCTGCAGCCCGACGAGCCGCACGGCGGCATCGAGCGGCTCAACGACCTGGAAGCCAGCGAAGTGGTGGAACTGGTGCGCGACGAGCATCCGCAGATCCTGGCCACGCTGCTGGTCCACCTGGACCGCAAGAAGGCCTCCGAGGTGCTCGAAAGGCTGCCAGAGCGCCTGCGCCACGACGTGATCCTGCGCGTGGCCACCTTCGGCGGCGTGCAGCCGGCCGCGCTGGCCGAGCTGACCGACGTGCTCACCGAGATGCTCTCGGGCGAAGGCCTCAAGCGCAGCCGCCTGGGCGGCGCGCGCACCGCGGCCGAGATCGTCAACCTGATGAACAGCGCGCAGGAAGAAGAGGCCATTGCCCACGTGCGCGCCCACGACGAGGCGCTGGCCCAGCGCATCGTCGAGGAGATGTTCGTGTTCGAGAACCTGCTCGACCTGGAGGACCGCTACATCCAGCGCCTGCTCAAGGACATCGAGTCCGATTCGCTCATCGTCGCGCTCAAGGGCTCGGCGCCCGAGCTGCGCGAGAAGTTCCTCAAGAACATGTCGCAGCGCGCGGCCGAGACGCTGCGCGAGGACATCGAGCTGCGCGGCCCGGTGCGCGTGTCGCAGGTCGAGACCGAGCAGAAGGCGATCCTGCAGGTCGTGCGCCGCCTGGCCGATGCCGGCGAGATCGTCGTTGCCGCGCCTGGAACCGATGATTTCGTCTAG
- the fliH gene encoding flagellar assembly protein FliH, which translates to MTSFPHSFGARARQDTPPMLSQPRLSAWQRWEMGAIDADADAIAARSAGIEAPAAPRVDPAALAREAELERLRLEARATGEAEGRREGWAQGHAEGRAEGLAAGLAAASAHAEQLRALAAALPAALRSAESELGDAVLALALDAARQVIHRTLRVEPEWVLALVQDLLHTEPALQGEPRLLLHPEDLALVKNSLGGELQAAGWQLRADDTLARGGCRVRSASGEMDATLATRWKRVAGAFSHDAEPDGA; encoded by the coding sequence ATGACCTCCTTCCCTCATTCCTTCGGCGCTCGCGCGCGGCAGGACACGCCGCCGATGCTCTCCCAGCCGCGCCTGTCCGCCTGGCAGCGCTGGGAGATGGGCGCGATCGACGCGGACGCGGATGCGATCGCGGCGCGCAGCGCCGGCATCGAAGCGCCCGCAGCGCCGCGCGTGGACCCGGCCGCGCTGGCACGCGAGGCCGAGCTCGAACGCCTGCGCCTGGAAGCGCGCGCCACCGGCGAAGCCGAAGGCCGCCGCGAGGGCTGGGCCCAGGGCCATGCCGAAGGGCGCGCCGAAGGCTTGGCCGCCGGCCTGGCCGCGGCCAGCGCGCATGCCGAGCAATTGCGCGCGCTGGCCGCGGCGCTGCCGGCTGCATTGCGCAGCGCGGAGAGCGAGCTGGGCGATGCCGTCCTGGCGCTCGCGCTCGATGCCGCGCGCCAGGTGATCCACCGCACATTGCGCGTCGAGCCCGAATGGGTGCTGGCGCTGGTGCAGGACCTGCTGCACACCGAACCCGCGCTGCAGGGCGAGCCGCGCCTGCTGCTGCACCCCGAGGACCTGGCACTGGTGAAGAACAGCCTCGGCGGCGAATTGCAGGCCGCCGGCTGGCAGCTGCGCGCCGACGACACCCTGGCCCGCGGCGGCTGCCGCGTGCGCAGCGCGAGCGGCGAGATGGACGCCACGCTCGCGACCCGCTGGAAGCGCGTGGCCGGCGCCTTCTCGCACGATGCCGAACCCGATGGAGCCTGA
- the fliI gene encoding flagellar protein export ATPase FliI: MQAATITAAPGAVNPHLKSWLGTLAQARSEVGLCATIATSGRLTRAVGLVLEAVGLQLPVGSDCLIELPPGYPQRHAEAEVVGFAGDRLFLMPQSEVAGLLPGARVFARPGPAQFAGGASGDAHTKRLPVGEGMLGRVVDAAGRPLDGLGPLDASRRVPLGAPPINPLARAPIDSVLDVGVRAINAMLTVGRGQRMGLFAGSGVGKSVLLGMMARYTSAEVIVVGLIGERGREVKDFIENTLGEEGLARSVVVAAPADNSPLMRLQGAAYATCLAEYFRDQGRDVLLIMDSLTRYAMAQREIALAVGEPPATKGYPPSVFAKLPALVERAGNGARDANGRGGSITAFYTVLSEGDDQQDPIADSARAILDGHVVLSRTLAEAGHYPAIDIEASISRAMTALIEPSQFDTVRRFKQALSRYQRNRDLISVGAYAAGHDPQLDQAIALYPRIEAFLQQSMHERCDYAASIERMGRLFESA; the protein is encoded by the coding sequence ATGCAAGCCGCCACAATCACCGCCGCGCCCGGCGCGGTCAACCCGCACCTCAAGTCCTGGCTCGGCACGCTCGCGCAGGCCCGCAGCGAGGTCGGCCTGTGCGCGACCATCGCCACCTCGGGTCGCCTGACGCGCGCCGTCGGCCTGGTGCTGGAGGCCGTGGGCCTGCAGCTGCCGGTCGGCAGCGACTGCCTGATCGAGTTGCCGCCCGGCTATCCGCAGCGCCATGCCGAGGCCGAGGTGGTCGGCTTTGCCGGCGACCGCCTGTTCCTGATGCCGCAAAGCGAAGTGGCCGGCCTGCTGCCCGGTGCGCGCGTGTTTGCGCGGCCCGGCCCCGCGCAGTTCGCGGGCGGCGCTTCCGGCGATGCCCACACCAAGCGGCTGCCGGTGGGTGAAGGCATGCTCGGGCGCGTGGTCGACGCCGCCGGACGGCCGCTCGACGGGCTCGGTCCGCTCGACGCGAGCCGCAGGGTGCCGCTGGGCGCGCCGCCGATCAATCCGCTCGCGCGTGCGCCGATCGACTCGGTGCTCGACGTGGGCGTGCGCGCCATCAACGCCATGCTCACCGTGGGCCGAGGCCAGCGCATGGGCCTGTTCGCGGGCTCCGGCGTGGGCAAGAGCGTGCTGCTGGGCATGATGGCGCGCTACACCAGCGCCGAAGTGATCGTGGTCGGCCTCATCGGCGAACGCGGCCGTGAGGTCAAGGACTTCATCGAGAACACGCTGGGCGAGGAAGGCCTGGCCCGCTCGGTGGTGGTGGCCGCGCCGGCCGACAACTCGCCGCTGATGCGGCTGCAGGGCGCGGCCTATGCCACCTGCCTGGCCGAGTACTTCCGCGACCAGGGCCGCGACGTGCTGCTGATCATGGATTCGCTCACGCGCTATGCGATGGCGCAACGCGAGATCGCGCTCGCCGTGGGTGAGCCGCCGGCCACCAAGGGCTATCCGCCCTCGGTGTTTGCCAAGCTGCCCGCGCTGGTGGAGCGCGCCGGCAACGGCGCGCGCGATGCCAACGGCCGCGGCGGCTCGATCACGGCCTTCTACACCGTGCTGTCCGAAGGCGACGACCAGCAGGACCCGATCGCCGATTCGGCGCGCGCCATCCTCGACGGCCACGTGGTGCTGTCGCGCACGCTGGCCGAGGCCGGCCACTACCCGGCGATCGACATCGAGGCCTCGATCAGCCGCGCGATGACGGCGCTGATCGAGCCCTCGCAGTTCGACACCGTGCGGCGCTTCAAGCAGGCGCTCTCGCGCTACCAGCGCAACCGCGACCTCATCAGCGTCGGCGCCTATGCGGCCGGCCACGACCCACAGCTCGACCAGGCCATTGCGCTCTATCCGCGCATCGAGGCCTTCCTGCAGCAGTCGATGCACGAGCGCTGCGACTACGCCGCCTCCATCGAGCGCATGGGCCGCCTCTTCGAATCCGCCTGA
- the fliJ gene encoding flagellar export protein FliJ translates to MPHKLPLDTLTDLARTRTDDAARQLGLLQNAQVSAHQKLELLLQYRQDYSDQLQVLMANGLPSAQWHNYRNFLGTLDGAIKQQQAIAAQAASRLDHGRSEWQQHKRRLNSFDALAERARRQELVVGARREQRDSDERTARKFFDRASQPTP, encoded by the coding sequence ATGCCGCACAAGCTTCCGCTCGACACGCTCACCGACCTCGCCCGCACCCGGACCGACGATGCGGCGCGCCAGCTCGGCCTGCTGCAGAACGCGCAGGTCAGCGCCCACCAGAAGCTGGAGCTGCTGCTGCAATACCGCCAGGACTACAGCGACCAGCTGCAGGTGCTGATGGCGAACGGCCTGCCCTCGGCCCAGTGGCACAACTACCGCAACTTCCTCGGCACGCTCGACGGCGCCATCAAGCAGCAGCAGGCCATCGCCGCGCAGGCGGCCAGCCGGCTCGACCATGGCCGCAGCGAGTGGCAGCAGCACAAGCGGCGCCTCAACTCCTTCGACGCGCTGGCCGAACGCGCGCGGCGGCAGGAACTCGTGGTCGGCGCGCGGCGCGAGCAGCGCGACAGCGACGAACGCACGGCACGCAAGTTCTTCGACCGCGCCTCCCAACCGACACCCTGA
- a CDS encoding flagellar hook-length control protein FliK: protein MPSPIAPSFSPSAAASAASSAASGARGRNAEEPGGRSFDAALARSRNAGAAQAPEEAESSALEATHRRKASRAGDRKDELAAELLPMSFFAPLVAPPSAATAALAAGAPAAASMPDGIQAVVPGDAPVDTLAGETADAAAGKTAMAADAEGETTAQTKPTHGAQQAPAPDAAQPADARAAVQAAAAVPPPASAGTGTDTAATPAADAAAPETGTHIAAAPAAAATDPRGASTASLSADADTHSAPATAMISADKTADLAAASDAAAPASDSVPTPMPFTPAAAAAARTNVPPASPHTPILSVEPSVGSAAWGKAIGHQVLRMTAAGYQVAELNLNPAGLGPLKVTLTMGDNQAQAMFASAHESVRKALEVALPQLRASLADHGISLGQASVGAESHPSPGQSGAFGQQPQPQGSPRQADYAAASRAQAIATTEPLRSMPAPAALRRPSAGVDTFA from the coding sequence ATGCCTTCTCCCATTGCCCCTTCCTTCAGCCCAAGTGCGGCTGCCTCCGCGGCTTCTTCCGCTGCCTCCGGTGCACGCGGCCGCAACGCCGAGGAGCCCGGCGGCCGCAGCTTCGATGCGGCGCTGGCCCGCTCGCGCAACGCGGGCGCAGCGCAGGCGCCCGAAGAGGCCGAATCGTCCGCACTCGAAGCCACGCACCGCCGAAAGGCCTCGCGCGCCGGCGATCGCAAGGACGAGCTTGCCGCCGAGCTGTTGCCGATGTCCTTCTTCGCGCCGCTGGTGGCGCCACCCTCCGCCGCCACCGCTGCGCTGGCGGCCGGTGCACCCGCGGCGGCCTCGATGCCCGACGGCATCCAGGCCGTGGTGCCGGGCGATGCGCCGGTCGACACGCTGGCTGGAGAGACCGCAGACGCTGCGGCAGGCAAGACAGCCATGGCGGCGGATGCCGAAGGCGAAACAACTGCGCAAACGAAGCCGACACACGGTGCGCAGCAGGCGCCAGCCCCAGACGCCGCGCAACCGGCGGATGCACGCGCCGCCGTGCAGGCCGCAGCCGCTGTGCCGCCGCCGGCTTCTGCTGGCACAGGCACAGACACGGCCGCGACCCCGGCCGCCGATGCTGCGGCGCCTGAAACCGGCACCCACATCGCCGCGGCTCCTGCAGCGGCCGCCACCGACCCACGCGGCGCATCCACCGCCTCCCTCTCCGCCGATGCCGACACCCACTCGGCACCGGCCACCGCCATGATCTCCGCCGACAAGACCGCCGACCTGGCCGCCGCATCCGACGCGGCGGCGCCCGCCTCCGACAGCGTGCCCACCCCGATGCCGTTCACGCCGGCCGCGGCCGCCGCCGCGCGCACGAACGTGCCGCCGGCCTCGCCGCACACGCCCATCCTCAGCGTGGAGCCGTCGGTCGGCTCGGCCGCCTGGGGCAAGGCCATCGGCCACCAGGTGCTGCGCATGACCGCCGCGGGCTATCAGGTGGCCGAGCTGAACCTCAACCCGGCCGGCCTCGGCCCGCTCAAGGTCACGCTCACCATGGGCGACAACCAGGCGCAGGCGATGTTCGCCTCGGCGCACGAGAGCGTGCGCAAGGCGCTCGAAGTCGCGCTGCCGCAATTGCGCGCGAGCCTCGCCGACCACGGCATCAGCCTGGGCCAGGCCTCGGTCGGCGCGGAATCGCATCCCTCGCCCGGACAAAGCGGCGCCTTCGGCCAGCAGCCCCAGCCGCAGGGATCGCCGCGGCAGGCCGACTACGCCGCGGCCAGCCGCGCACAAGCCATCGCCACCACCGAGCCGCTGCGCAGCATGCCGGCGCCTGCGGCGCTTCGCAGGCCCAGTGCCGGCGTCGACACCTTCGCATGA
- the fliL gene encoding flagellar basal body-associated protein FliL produces MATSPPVALAPVPPSPARSSRLWIVLLIVVLAGALAAAGGYFLLRQRAPAEPAAAAAPVPEKPIFVTLEPLTVNVQSEGRGRFLHVGIALKVRDEQAKARIVEFMPEIRSRVLLLLSNRPPESLVTTADKARLAEEIRAELSRPLGAGLPPQEIASVSFNTFVVQ; encoded by the coding sequence ATGGCTACCAGTCCTCCTGTCGCACTCGCTCCCGTTCCCCCTTCCCCCGCACGTTCGTCCAGGCTGTGGATCGTGCTCCTGATCGTCGTGCTGGCCGGCGCGCTGGCCGCCGCCGGCGGCTATTTCCTGCTGCGCCAGCGCGCCCCGGCCGAACCCGCCGCAGCCGCTGCACCCGTGCCTGAGAAGCCGATCTTCGTGACCCTCGAGCCGCTGACTGTCAACGTGCAGTCCGAAGGCCGCGGCCGCTTCCTGCACGTGGGCATCGCCCTCAAGGTGCGCGACGAACAGGCCAAGGCGCGCATCGTCGAATTCATGCCCGAGATCCGCAGCCGGGTGCTGTTGCTGCTGTCGAACCGCCCGCCCGAATCGCTGGTGACGACCGCCGACAAGGCCCGCCTGGCCGAGGAGATCCGCGCCGAGCTGAGCCGCCCGCTGGGCGCAGGCCTGCCGCCGCAGGAGATCGCCAGCGTGTCCTTCAACACCTTCGTGGTGCAGTAA